In Kitasatospora gansuensis, a genomic segment contains:
- a CDS encoding cytochrome P450 family protein, protein MELPGGVVVWAITRHDTLQTLLNDPRVGKNPQLWTTFREGRLPQGWPLLNFVTVPGMVTADGEDHRRLRGLVTQAFTPRRIAELAPAIEARAALLLDEVASLEGDFDLREHFAYPLPMQVIGELLGLPPKQQDELHELSNTLVSSSATPAAAVAAQQGLFALLASVVAAKRAEPGDDLTTDLIAARADDDRLTEQELVGTLLLMLIAGHETTLNLITNAVRALLAHPAQLAAVLDGTYSWAAVVEETLRYDSPVGQFPLRYATEDIEVGEVTIRQGEALIASYASAGRDEEHFADADRFDLARKPAKHLSLGHGPHFCLGAGLARLEAETALRQLFTRFPALRLADGAVTEPIASFVSNSVKTLTVRTS, encoded by the coding sequence GGCGATAACCCGGCACGACACCCTCCAGACCCTGCTGAACGACCCCCGGGTCGGCAAGAACCCCCAGCTCTGGACCACCTTCCGGGAGGGCCGCCTGCCGCAGGGCTGGCCGCTGCTCAACTTCGTCACGGTGCCGGGCATGGTGACCGCCGACGGCGAGGACCACCGGCGGCTGCGCGGGCTGGTCACCCAGGCCTTCACCCCGCGCCGGATCGCCGAACTCGCCCCCGCGATCGAGGCCAGGGCCGCGCTGCTGCTCGACGAAGTCGCGTCGCTGGAGGGCGACTTCGACCTGCGGGAGCACTTCGCCTACCCGCTCCCGATGCAAGTGATCGGCGAACTGCTCGGCCTGCCGCCCAAGCAGCAGGACGAGCTGCACGAGCTGTCCAACACCCTGGTCTCCAGCTCGGCCACCCCCGCCGCCGCGGTCGCCGCGCAGCAGGGCCTGTTCGCGCTGCTCGCCTCGGTGGTGGCGGCCAAGCGGGCCGAACCGGGCGACGACCTGACGACGGATCTGATCGCCGCCCGGGCCGACGACGACCGGCTCACCGAGCAGGAGCTGGTCGGCACCCTGCTGCTGATGCTGATCGCCGGGCACGAGACCACGCTCAACCTGATCACCAACGCGGTCCGGGCCCTGCTCGCCCACCCGGCGCAGCTCGCGGCCGTGCTGGACGGGACGTACTCCTGGGCCGCGGTGGTCGAGGAGACGCTGCGGTACGACTCGCCGGTCGGGCAGTTCCCGCTGCGGTACGCGACCGAGGACATCGAGGTCGGCGAGGTGACCATCCGTCAGGGTGAGGCGCTGATCGCCTCGTACGCCTCGGCCGGCCGCGACGAGGAGCACTTCGCGGACGCGGACCGGTTCGACCTCGCCCGCAAGCCCGCCAAGCACCTCTCGCTCGGCCACGGCCCGCACTTCTGCCTCGGCGCCGGGCTCGCCCGCCTGGAGGCGGAGACGGCGCTGCGGCAGCTCTTCACCCGCTTCCCCGCACTCCGCCTGGCCGACGGGGCCGTCACTGAGCCGATCGCGTCGTTCGTCAGCAACAGCGTGAAGACCTTGACGGTCCGCACCAGCTGA
- a CDS encoding carboxymuconolactone decarboxylase family protein, translating to MTNAPKDYVAAPEQRFSMPELSPEWYRAMIGLDAASRPLVDPVIGELVRTLASAINGCAYCLDMHTADARKAGEQEHRLYALPAWRETPFFTAKERAALALTESVTRLSEGHVPDEVYEQAAKHFAPNELSQLLAVIISINSWNRIGVTCRLSPAPKQS from the coding sequence ATGACGAACGCACCGAAGGACTACGTGGCCGCCCCCGAGCAGCGCTTCTCGATGCCCGAGCTCTCCCCCGAGTGGTACCGCGCGATGATCGGCCTGGACGCCGCCTCCCGGCCGCTGGTGGACCCGGTGATCGGCGAACTCGTCCGGACGCTGGCCTCCGCCATCAACGGCTGCGCGTACTGCCTGGACATGCACACCGCGGACGCCCGGAAGGCGGGCGAGCAGGAGCACCGGCTGTACGCGCTGCCGGCCTGGCGGGAGACGCCGTTCTTCACCGCGAAGGAGCGGGCCGCGCTCGCGCTGACCGAGTCGGTCACCCGGCTGAGCGAGGGTCACGTGCCGGACGAGGTCTACGAGCAGGCGGCCAAGCACTTCGCGCCGAACGAGCTCTCCCAGCTGCTCGCGGTGATCATCTCGATCAACTCCTGGAACCGGATCGGCGTCACCTGCCGCCTCAGCCCGGCCCCCAAGCAGAGCTGA
- a CDS encoding isocitrate lyase/PEP mutase family protein, whose translation MTTTQQAKAELLHALHVPGKPLVLANVWDAATARLVAAAGAPAVATASASVSWTRGVADGGGLDLAGSLAQTELVVRSVDVPVTADLEDGLAEDAPGVGRTVTELLALGAVGMNLEDSRAAGLRPVAEAAERVAAARAAADAAGIRLYLNARTDVFLFGTGAVEDAIERARAYLAAGADGIFVPGPTDPAVITELLAALPGVRLNVGGGAGAPNVADMARLGVARISLGPGLARVAYAAVRRAAEEVYGSGSYDSLTGGLEYGELNALFD comes from the coding sequence ATGACGACCACTCAGCAGGCCAAGGCCGAGCTTCTGCACGCACTGCACGTCCCCGGGAAGCCGTTGGTGCTCGCCAACGTCTGGGACGCGGCGACCGCCCGGCTGGTCGCGGCCGCCGGAGCCCCCGCCGTGGCCACCGCCAGCGCCAGCGTCTCCTGGACCAGGGGCGTCGCCGACGGCGGCGGCCTCGACCTGGCCGGGTCGCTGGCGCAGACCGAACTGGTGGTCAGGTCGGTGGACGTCCCCGTGACGGCCGACCTGGAGGACGGCCTCGCCGAGGACGCGCCCGGGGTCGGCCGGACCGTCACCGAGCTGCTCGCGCTCGGCGCGGTCGGGATGAACCTGGAGGACAGCCGCGCAGCCGGGCTGCGCCCGGTGGCCGAGGCGGCCGAGCGGGTCGCGGCAGCCCGGGCGGCCGCCGACGCGGCTGGCATCCGGCTCTACCTGAACGCCCGCACCGACGTCTTCCTGTTCGGCACGGGCGCCGTCGAGGACGCGATCGAGCGGGCCCGCGCCTACCTGGCGGCGGGCGCCGACGGCATCTTCGTCCCCGGCCCGACCGACCCGGCCGTGATCACCGAACTGCTGGCCGCCCTGCCGGGCGTCCGGCTGAACGTGGGTGGCGGCGCCGGCGCCCCCAACGTCGCCGACATGGCCCGGCTCGGCGTCGCCCGGATCAGCCTCGGCCCCGGCCTGGCCAGGGTCGCGTACGCGGCGGTCCGCCGCGCCGCCGAGGAGGTCTACGGCTCCGGTAGCTACGACTCCCTGACGGGCGGTCTGGAGTACGGCGAACTGAACGCGCTGTTCGACTAA